The Tachysurus vachellii isolate PV-2020 chromosome 21, HZAU_Pvac_v1, whole genome shotgun sequence region ATTAGCGGAAATATAGAGAAGTATTGGAgcaatataatagaaatattacAGAATAATTAGAGGAAATATTGAAATGAAACTAAAGGCAAAAACCCCACAAAGTTGGTAATTGACGAGAAAGTGATCTTATAAATTCTTAATAAGACGGGATAATTAGGGATGAGTAAATAACAGAGCGATACAGAACGTTCCCTCTGTTTTAATTGCCAGATTTCAGGGGTTTGATGCTCGCTGAACTGTTGACTTGAAGGAATGGCCGCACACAAGGATTTGCGTTTATAACCAAGAAACAAAAACTCACGGTTTCCTGCGCGAGCCTGACCGCCTCGTCCAGACCATACAGCCTTCCTTTAACCAGGAAAACTCCCGTTGACCAGATACTGCAGTCCTCGTGAACCCAACGCTCACCGACCTCGTCTGACGGTCGTGTCCTATTCGCACCGCTGTGCTCGTGTCCGTTTATCAGAACATTCGTGGACACCTCTCTGGGATGGTACGGACCGTGCAGGTCCCCTAAACCTGCGGCGTTGGCCATACGGCCACACAAGCAACACAGCTCGCCGGTCTGATGCCTGCTCTCAGACTTCAGGCGTCCCAGATGCAAACACGAGCTGGTGGGGACGATCCCGGGGGATCCATGTCGCTGCATCTTCACCTGGATGTTGCCCTCATCCTCGAAGTTGACTATGGTGCAGGCGGAGAACTCCATACGGACGTACGGTGCGAAAGCGTTCCCTCTGCCTTCTCGCTTCTCCTCCTTGCAGCTTGCGTACTTCAGCTTGATCTCAGGTCCGTGGGAAGGAAACGAAAATGGAGGCGACGATGACCCTGAGAGCTgctttttcttcctcctctttgcCGCGCTCGCTGTTGCTTTCTTGCGCTGTTGGTTTCTATTTTTCTTAGTCGCTGGCACTCGCTTCTGGTCCGGTGATGGCGATGGTCCGGATCCGTTCTGTGTCGGTTTAAAAAACTCTGTGTTTTCTGCTTCTGAGGTAGACGGAATGTTTCGGGATTCCATTGAGTCGCTGTCCTGGAGTATGTCTGACTCTATCAGGATCGTAGAAGAATTTTCCATCCTTTCTTTTTCCTGGTTCTGATTTTCTGCATCTCTGAGCATCAGCGAGGCACTGTTGCTCACAGGAACCTCAATCACACTGCTGTCATCACTGTAAACACAGTGTCCAGAACAATCCGATGACAGGGTTTCGACAGCGGTAACAGGGAGCCGGAAACTGGAAAGTGATGGAGGAGCCTCCTGAAATCCTGCTCCGTTCcagtctcttttctctcctgtcCTGTGCCAATTGGTTACTTTTCCAATCTCCCCATCAGTCTGGATGTTCTCCATAGCGGTCATCGGCGTCTTCATGGGTTCGTGGGTGAGTCCGTTTCGTAGCGAGGAATTTAAAGGTACACACATGGACTCATAACTGAACTCCGATCGAGGACAACGGATACCGTGGGTCCCTGAGGCAAGGCCGCTCCAGCTCGGCTTCTTCTTCACCACATCCAGGGCCTCAGAGATCTGCTTGGAGAGATCCAGCGGTTTGGAAAGCGGATCTTGAAGCTGCACAGCATTCAGACGGCTCAGAGGATCCATAACTACAGAacaaagaaagagataaaaatcATAACACCAGCCACGTGCTCAGATCTCCGCTGGAACACAGAGATCCAGTTAGATATTTTACATATGAGATTTTTTAGATATGAAGCACACaaaattaaagaaatttaaaaaatgcaaaatttgaaaaataagaAAGT contains the following coding sequences:
- the si:ch211-165g14.1 gene encoding transcription factor 20 isoform X1; protein product: MDPLSRLNAVQLQDPLSKPLDLSKQISEALDVVKKKPSWSGLASGTHGIRCPRSEFSYESMCVPLNSSLRNGLTHEPMKTPMTAMENIQTDGEIGKVTNWHRTGEKRDWNGAGFQEAPPSLSSFRLPVTAVETLSSDCSGHCVYSDDSSVIEVPVSNSASLMLRDAENQNQEKERMENSSTILIESDILQDSDSMESRNIPSTSEAENTEFFKPTQNGSGPSPSPDQKRVPATKKNRNQQRKKATASAAKRRKKKQLSGSSSPPFSFPSHGPEIKLKYASCKEEKREGRGNAFAPYVRMEFSACTIVNFEDEGNIQVKMQRHGSPGIVPTSSCLHLGRLKSESRHQTGELCCLCGRMANAAGLGDLHGPYHPREVSTNVLINGHEHSGANRTRPSDEVGERWVHEDCSIWSTGVFLVKGRLYGLDEAVRLAQETVCSCCLTCGATLGCFFKGCPNKYHFPCALQAGCVFNEENFTVRCLKHKNKSGPAVSRLQNRLLNANKTRV
- the si:ch211-165g14.1 gene encoding transcription factor 20 isoform X2, which codes for MDPLSRLNAVQLQDPLSKPLDLSKQISEALDVVKKKPSWSGLASGTHGIRCPRSEFSYESMCVPLNSSLRNGLTHEPMKTPMTAMENIQTDGEIGKVTNWHRTGEKRDWNGAGFQEAPPSLSSFRLPVTAVETLSSDCSGHCVYSDDSSVIEVPVSNSASLMLRDAENQNQEKERMENSSTILIESDILQDSDSMESRNIPSTSEAENTEFFKPTQNGSGPSPSPDQKRVPATKKNRNQQRKKATASAAKRRKKKQLSGSSSPPFSFPSHGPEIKLKYASCKEEKREGRGNAFAPYVRMEFSACTIVNFEDEGNIQVKMQRHGSPGIVPTSSCLHLGRLKSESRHQTGELCCLCGRMANAAGLGDLHGPYHPREVSTNVLINGHEHSGANRTRPSDEVGERWVHEDCSIWSTGVFLVKGRLYGLDEAVRLAQETVCSCCLTCGATLGCFFKGCPNKYHFPCALQAGCVFNEENFTVRCLKHKNKSGPAVSRLQNR